A genome region from Pseudoalteromonas tetraodonis includes the following:
- the leuA gene encoding 2-isopropylmalate synthase, with translation MQEQDKVWIFDTTLRDGEQALKASLTEDDKIQLAHTISRLNVDVMEVGFPVSSPADFRSVQRIATEVKGPIICGLARSVAKDIEACGEALRSAQQSRIHTFIATSPLHLEHKLRMSLDDATAMAVKSIKLARNYTDDVEFSCEDAGRTPHWDLCKIVEQAINAGASTINLPDTVGFVTPDEYAAMIRHLMNNVPNIDKARLSVHCHNDLGLAVANSVAAVQAGARQIECTINGIGERAGNCSLEEVAMIMKMRKDHLNVYTDIKSEEIYRASRQVAKICNMPVQPNKAIVGENAFAHSSGIHQDGVLKAQNTYEIMSPESVGVPSNQLNMTSRSGRHVIEHRLEELGYQKSDYDMDSLYQSFVALADQKGTVYDYDLEAMIYFNQISDKDEKYQLEFVHSTSNSQSVASSTIGLLIDGEAKQEAATGNGPVEASFAAIERLTGMSVEMIEYNLEATGQGASSLGQVNIIAKYDGRPYHGAGIAADVVEASVRAMVRVYNLIYRAQKVSDLKQQRKAG, from the coding sequence ATGCAAGAGCAAGATAAAGTATGGATTTTTGATACCACCTTACGTGATGGCGAACAGGCACTTAAAGCAAGCCTGACTGAAGATGATAAAATTCAACTAGCGCATACCATTAGCCGCTTAAATGTGGATGTCATGGAAGTGGGCTTTCCGGTTTCGAGCCCCGCTGACTTTCGCTCAGTGCAGCGAATTGCCACTGAAGTAAAAGGCCCTATTATTTGTGGCTTAGCACGCTCGGTTGCCAAAGATATTGAAGCCTGTGGCGAGGCGCTTCGCAGTGCACAGCAAAGCCGTATTCATACTTTTATTGCAACCAGCCCTTTACACCTTGAGCATAAACTACGTATGAGCTTAGATGATGCAACCGCGATGGCGGTTAAATCAATCAAGCTTGCCCGTAATTACACTGATGATGTGGAATTTTCATGTGAAGACGCAGGACGTACACCACATTGGGATTTATGCAAAATAGTTGAGCAAGCTATTAATGCCGGTGCATCCACGATTAACTTGCCAGATACCGTCGGTTTTGTAACGCCAGATGAATACGCAGCAATGATCCGTCATTTAATGAACAACGTGCCAAATATTGATAAAGCCCGTTTAAGTGTGCATTGCCATAACGACTTAGGCTTAGCCGTTGCTAACTCTGTTGCTGCCGTTCAAGCCGGTGCGCGCCAAATCGAATGCACCATTAATGGTATAGGGGAGCGCGCGGGTAATTGTTCACTTGAAGAAGTGGCGATGATCATGAAAATGCGCAAAGACCATTTAAACGTATATACCGATATAAAAAGCGAAGAAATTTACCGCGCCTCTCGCCAAGTAGCCAAAATTTGTAATATGCCGGTACAGCCAAATAAAGCGATTGTTGGCGAAAATGCGTTTGCCCACAGTTCAGGTATTCACCAAGATGGTGTATTAAAAGCGCAAAATACCTATGAAATTATGTCACCTGAAAGTGTGGGTGTGCCAAGTAATCAATTAAATATGACCTCGCGTTCAGGGCGTCATGTTATAGAGCATCGCTTAGAAGAGTTAGGTTATCAAAAATCTGATTACGACATGGATAGCTTATACCAAAGTTTCGTTGCGTTAGCTGACCAAAAAGGCACAGTATATGACTACGACCTAGAAGCAATGATTTACTTTAATCAAATCAGTGACAAAGATGAAAAATATCAATTAGAGTTTGTTCACTCTACGTCGAACTCTCAATCGGTAGCCAGCTCAACGATAGGTTTGTTGATTGATGGCGAAGCAAAACAAGAAGCGGCCACAGGTAACGGCCCGGTAGAAGCCTCATTTGCAGCCATTGAGCGCTTAACTGGTATGAGCGTTGAAATGATTGAATACAATTTAGAGGCCACCGGCCAAGGTGCAAGCTCATTAGGACAAGTGAATATTATTGCTAAATATGATGGCCGTCCTTATCACGGTGCCGGTATTGCGGCCGATGTGGTCGAAGCCTCAGTACGCGCTATGGTTCGGGTTTATAACTTAATTTATCGAGCACAAAAAGTGTCTGATTTAAAACAACAAAGGAAAGCAGGATGA
- the fabR gene encoding HTH-type transcriptional repressor FabR, giving the protein MSGVRAQQKQKTRQALIEAAFNQLSADHSFSNLSLREVAREAGIAPTSFYRHFKDMNELGLTMVDEAGLTLRQLMRQARRRIASGGSVINTSVVTFMEFIDNSSNQFRLLLRERSGTSKAFRAAVAREVKHFILELAHYLESETPCDAIHAYIQAEAMVTLVFNAGAEALDIEGQQRDELIERVIWQLRYITRGASNYVRAEKKE; this is encoded by the coding sequence ATGTCGGGCGTTAGAGCACAACAGAAACAAAAAACACGACAAGCATTAATTGAAGCTGCTTTTAATCAGCTTAGTGCTGATCATAGCTTTTCAAATTTGAGCTTGCGTGAAGTAGCGCGCGAAGCCGGTATTGCGCCCACCTCTTTTTACCGTCACTTTAAAGATATGAACGAGCTAGGTTTAACCATGGTTGATGAAGCGGGTTTAACGCTGCGTCAGCTGATGCGTCAAGCTCGTAGGCGAATAGCCAGTGGCGGCAGTGTAATAAATACGTCTGTGGTTACTTTTATGGAGTTTATTGATAACTCTAGTAATCAATTTAGATTATTGCTGCGTGAACGCTCAGGTACCTCAAAAGCATTTAGAGCGGCAGTAGCACGTGAAGTGAAACACTTTATTTTAGAGCTTGCTCATTATTTAGAAAGTGAAACGCCCTGTGATGCGATTCATGCGTATATTCAGGCAGAGGCTATGGTTACGTTGGTATTTAATGCTGGCGCCGAAGCGCTAGATATTGAAGGTCAGCAACGCGATGAATTAATTGAGCGAGTTATTTGGCAGTTACGCTATATTACTCGTGGTGCGTCAAATTACGTACGCGCAGAAAAGAAAGAGTAA